In a single window of the Paenibacillus sp. MMS20-IR301 genome:
- a CDS encoding ABC transporter substrate-binding protein, translated as MRNKLFSLCFVIIMIFSLSLTGCGSNNNNSAANATNEPAATAAPEAAGGDPTAEPTTEPAAPSGADISGKIIFLTNRTDMIGKEYDEYVKRFNEKYPNIKVEFEASQTDYNQQAKVRMASGELPDVMFVPNIPNSDLPKYFASLDDLGLNDQLTFKDFKSFDGQLYGITTGNSTSGIVYNKKAFADAGITEVPKTWDEFLAACEKLKAKGVVPLASNFKDKWPLNDWVYAVPRVIAGNPDFPNEKLTQDAPFTMDNGYGKSLSLLRELNEKGFLEKDINSTNWEQSKKDIASGKFAMYFLGNWVINQVIGAGTTSDNVGFFPLPYDNSGTLTAPLSPDFFYAVAKNSKNVDAAKAFVKWMIEESGYEDFAGFISPLKGKESKLTQLKEFQSTGVVLQEGTVDNAQVTEITNKAQLDLPAMAQEFVLAKDPQTVFDKWNKAWAKAKKDLGY; from the coding sequence ATGAGAAACAAGTTATTTTCGTTATGTTTTGTTATTATCATGATTTTCTCTTTATCCCTGACAGGCTGCGGTTCGAACAACAATAATAGCGCAGCGAATGCCACTAATGAACCGGCGGCAACCGCTGCTCCGGAGGCAGCCGGCGGCGATCCCACCGCAGAACCAACCACTGAGCCAGCAGCTCCAAGCGGCGCTGATATCAGCGGCAAAATCATTTTCCTGACCAACAGAACCGACATGATCGGCAAAGAGTATGACGAATATGTTAAGCGCTTTAATGAGAAATATCCGAACATTAAGGTAGAATTTGAAGCCTCCCAGACCGACTACAATCAGCAGGCAAAGGTTAGAATGGCCAGCGGCGAGCTGCCTGACGTCATGTTCGTGCCGAACATCCCTAACTCCGACCTGCCTAAATATTTCGCTTCACTTGATGACCTGGGTCTGAATGACCAGCTCACCTTCAAAGATTTCAAATCCTTTGACGGCCAGCTGTACGGTATCACTACCGGTAACTCTACTTCCGGTATCGTATACAACAAGAAGGCATTCGCTGATGCCGGAATCACCGAGGTTCCGAAGACCTGGGATGAATTCCTGGCAGCCTGCGAGAAGCTCAAAGCGAAAGGTGTCGTTCCGCTCGCTTCCAACTTCAAAGATAAATGGCCTCTTAATGACTGGGTATATGCTGTACCCCGCGTTATTGCCGGTAACCCTGACTTCCCTAATGAGAAGCTGACTCAAGATGCTCCATTCACTATGGATAACGGATACGGCAAATCGCTCAGCCTGCTGAGAGAACTGAATGAGAAGGGCTTCCTGGAGAAAGACATCAACTCCACCAACTGGGAGCAGTCGAAGAAAGATATCGCATCGGGTAAATTCGCCATGTACTTCCTGGGCAACTGGGTCATCAATCAGGTAATCGGTGCAGGCACCACTTCCGACAACGTAGGCTTCTTCCCGCTTCCTTATGACAACTCAGGCACGCTCACTGCACCGCTCAGCCCTGACTTCTTCTATGCCGTGGCTAAGAACAGCAAAAACGTTGATGCCGCCAAGGCATTCGTGAAGTGGATGATCGAAGAATCCGGATATGAGGATTTTGCCGGATTTATCTCCCCGCTCAAAGGCAAGGAATCCAAGCTGACGCAGCTTAAGGAGTTCCAGTCTACCGGCGTAGTGCTGCAAGAGGGCACTGTTGATAATGCCCAGGTAACCGAAATCACCAATAAAGCGCAGCTCGACCTGCCGGCTATGGCTCAAGAATTCGTACTCGCTAAAGATCCGCAAACCGTCTTTGACAAATGGAACAAAGCGTGGGCTAAGGCGAAGAAAGATCTCGGCTATTAA
- a CDS encoding sugar ABC transporter permease: MFGTLSYNKQKTIIIVSFLLIPLILLGTFTYYPALKLIYYSFTNWDGYSPEKPWVGLANYREVFSTPDIFKVFTHNFAYFVMGILQNIAAIYFAVVLNSRLRGRNAFRIMLFLPYIMNGVAVAFMFGYVFDTTNGSLNLFLNSIGLSGLAQTSWLGTEGLVNYSLASTGFWRFMGYNMVIYIASLQAIPRDIYEAAKIDGAGSMQTLWRITLPNMKAVIQLNLFLTVTGALEVFDLPFVLTKGGPAGASQTYVQRVVDTAFAFNNYGLASAMSIILLFFVVIVLLIQQLVLSRGGDK; the protein is encoded by the coding sequence ATGTTCGGAACGCTGTCTTATAACAAGCAGAAGACGATTATCATCGTCTCCTTTCTGCTCATTCCGCTGATTCTCCTTGGCACCTTCACCTATTATCCGGCGCTGAAGCTGATCTATTACAGCTTCACGAACTGGGACGGCTACAGCCCCGAGAAGCCCTGGGTCGGCCTGGCCAACTACCGTGAGGTGTTCAGCACTCCTGATATTTTCAAAGTCTTCACCCATAACTTTGCTTATTTCGTCATGGGTATCCTGCAGAATATCGCAGCAATCTATTTCGCGGTTGTGCTGAACAGCAGGCTGCGGGGCAGAAATGCTTTTCGGATTATGCTTTTCCTGCCGTACATTATGAACGGGGTTGCAGTCGCCTTCATGTTCGGCTATGTATTCGACACAACCAACGGCTCGCTGAACCTGTTCCTGAACAGCATCGGTCTCTCCGGCCTTGCCCAGACCAGCTGGCTCGGTACTGAAGGACTGGTGAACTACTCGCTCGCCTCCACCGGCTTCTGGCGGTTCATGGGCTACAATATGGTAATATACATCGCCTCCCTGCAGGCCATTCCGCGTGATATTTACGAAGCTGCCAAGATTGACGGCGCCGGCTCGATGCAGACGCTCTGGCGGATTACACTGCCGAATATGAAAGCCGTCATTCAGCTCAATCTGTTCCTGACCGTAACCGGCGCACTTGAAGTATTCGACCTGCCGTTCGTACTGACCAAAGGCGGACCTGCCGGCGCCAGCCAGACTTACGTCCAGCGCGTGGTGGATACGGCATTTGCCTTCAACAACTACGGCCTGGCTTCGGCAATGAGCATCATCCTGCTCTTCTTTGTCGTCATCGTACTGCTGATTCAACAACTGGTGCTTAGCCGGGGAGGAGACAAATAG
- a CDS encoding carbohydrate ABC transporter permease, producing the protein MEHSKLRIQDLFKYFTLLIGVFVVLFPPYVVIVNAFKSTDEFNSSSSMALPHSFLNFDNFVAVFQRGGLLSGFGNVLIIIIITLTLNILFGTMVAYVLGRFSFKLKPVVFGAYLIATIIPSITTQVATFGIIKNMGLYNTLGAPIVLYIGADVIQIILYLQFIRNIPFDLDESAMVEGASLFKIYRSIIFPLLTPATATLVILKTISIYNDMYIPYLYMPKQSLGVVTTILMRFQGVNSGEWNLICAAILLILLPTVILYFFLQRYIFEGVTSGAVK; encoded by the coding sequence ATGGAACATTCCAAATTGCGTATACAGGATCTGTTTAAATACTTCACGCTGCTGATTGGCGTATTCGTCGTTCTTTTCCCGCCATATGTTGTTATCGTCAATGCCTTCAAATCCACAGATGAATTCAACAGCAGCAGCTCTATGGCTCTGCCGCACAGCTTCCTCAACTTCGACAATTTCGTTGCTGTCTTCCAGCGCGGCGGCCTGCTGAGCGGCTTCGGCAATGTGCTCATTATTATTATTATTACATTGACCCTGAACATTCTGTTTGGCACAATGGTGGCATACGTGCTGGGACGCTTCTCCTTCAAGCTGAAGCCGGTAGTGTTCGGTGCTTATCTCATTGCCACCATCATTCCGAGTATCACTACCCAGGTCGCCACCTTCGGTATTATCAAGAACATGGGGCTGTACAACACGCTCGGCGCACCCATTGTGCTCTATATCGGGGCCGATGTCATCCAGATCATTCTGTACCTGCAGTTCATCCGCAACATTCCGTTTGATCTCGATGAAAGTGCGATGGTTGAAGGCGCTTCCCTGTTCAAAATTTACCGCTCGATCATCTTCCCGCTGCTGACCCCGGCGACGGCTACACTGGTGATTCTGAAGACGATCAGCATTTACAATGACATGTACATCCCTTATCTATATATGCCCAAACAAAGCCTGGGTGTCGTCACAACCATCCTGATGCGCTTCCAGGGGGTAAATTCCGGCGAATGGAATCTGATCTGTGCGGCGATCCTGCTCATTCTGCTGCCGACGGTCATTCTCTACTTCTTCCTGCAGCGCTATATCTTCGAAGGGGTAACGAGCGGCGCCGTGAAATAG
- a CDS encoding response regulator, with protein MLRIVIVDDEILIREGLARMISKESSEFTVIQTFPDGKPLLEALPSLQFDLLITDIRMPQIGGLELIRLLKASHPQIRSLLMSGFVEFDYAREAIRSSAVDYLLKPINKEQLFEVLYSLDNERKLLREQEQRHRSGLLLSLLQVEEPSPILLRGLILPQPYFTVFVLKASSPETVCASTDSLRQAKDSLFDSLELRRGQHVWIWYSGHPLTPDELLKLRTPVEEAGSGQCLHIGISRSYADPAMLRTAYLEAKSACDRGIYQPQPLHYVTIEELALPQTAVAGLFAPFRDPLIHDLQILNVPGVLDSVHKLFLELAALQAYPEQIVGICREIQALARKELPEFEAVCPAESAVVLEERIQSGLYFAVMEEQFTSALSSALTAIRTHRLELSVTAVETIKRWITANYNQHADLNTLAGMVYLTPTYLSKLFKQETGLTLTDYMIEIRIRTAKGLLKNAPDLKIHEIGSEVGYPDPAYFNKLFKKVVGVTPNEYKRISSV; from the coding sequence TTGCTGCGTATTGTGATTGTTGATGATGAAATCCTGATCCGCGAAGGTCTGGCCCGGATGATCAGCAAGGAAAGCAGTGAGTTTACTGTCATTCAGACATTTCCTGACGGCAAGCCGTTGCTTGAAGCCCTTCCGTCACTCCAGTTTGACCTGCTGATTACCGATATCCGCATGCCGCAGATCGGCGGGCTTGAGCTGATCCGGCTGCTCAAAGCCAGTCATCCGCAAATACGTTCCCTGCTGATGAGCGGGTTCGTTGAATTCGATTATGCCCGGGAAGCCATCCGCAGCTCGGCAGTTGATTACCTGCTCAAGCCGATCAATAAGGAGCAGCTGTTCGAGGTGCTTTACAGCCTCGATAATGAACGCAAGCTGCTGCGCGAGCAGGAGCAGCGCCACCGCTCCGGGCTGCTGCTCTCCCTGCTGCAGGTAGAGGAGCCTTCTCCGATTCTGCTGCGCGGCCTTATTTTGCCCCAGCCTTATTTCACTGTGTTTGTGCTTAAAGCCTCCTCACCGGAAACGGTCTGCGCAAGTACAGACAGTCTGCGGCAAGCGAAGGATTCCCTGTTCGATTCTCTGGAGCTGCGGCGGGGGCAGCATGTCTGGATCTGGTATTCGGGGCACCCGCTGACACCGGATGAACTACTGAAGCTCCGCACGCCTGTAGAAGAAGCAGGCAGCGGGCAATGCCTGCATATCGGAATAAGCCGTTCCTATGCGGACCCGGCCATGCTCAGAACCGCTTATCTTGAAGCCAAATCTGCCTGTGACCGCGGAATTTACCAGCCGCAGCCGCTGCATTATGTTACTATTGAAGAGCTCGCCCTGCCGCAAACGGCGGTGGCTGGGCTTTTTGCACCTTTCCGTGATCCGCTGATCCATGATCTGCAGATTCTTAATGTTCCCGGCGTCCTGGACTCCGTTCACAAGCTCTTTCTGGAGCTGGCTGCGCTGCAGGCTTATCCGGAGCAGATTGTCGGCATTTGCCGGGAGATCCAGGCTCTTGCCCGCAAGGAGCTGCCGGAGTTCGAAGCGGTTTGCCCGGCTGAATCGGCTGTAGTGCTGGAGGAGCGGATTCAGTCCGGCCTGTATTTTGCCGTCATGGAAGAGCAGTTCACTTCTGCCCTCTCCTCTGCCCTGACTGCTATCCGCACCCACCGGCTGGAGCTGTCCGTTACCGCTGTAGAGACGATCAAACGCTGGATCACAGCGAACTACAACCAGCACGCCGACCTGAACACGCTTGCGGGCATGGTATATCTGACACCGACCTATTTAAGCAAGCTGTTCAAGCAGGAAACCGGGCTTACCCTGACCGATTACATGATTGAGATCCGTATCCGCACCGCTAAAGGGCTGCTGAAGAACGCCCCGGACCTCAAGATCCATGAAATCGGCAGCGAAGTCGGCTATCCCGATCCGGCGTATTTCAACAAACTGTTCAAGAAAGTGGTCGGTGTCACGCCAAATGAATATAAACGAATCTCATCTGTGTAA
- a CDS encoding fused MFS/spermidine synthase yields MKPLSRTVTDSQEIEVYDTTRLYGESGRFRVLQFSGEAIQGALDLDHPRRVVFEYPRAMIHLMEAGNPYYEDVFLIGHGIGTIAGYCAEKRFKVAEVNAQVVELSRSQFGYSQDNVSIGDGRGLLEGEPDHKYDYILLDAFTAAGTPPHLTSLEFFALTRAKLRSGGMMIMNLMGRGDSDRRISAIHTTLSEVYPHTRTFALPAEGSTDVRNIIMTGSSRPVTWQPRHMAGFTEITPELGYVIRD; encoded by the coding sequence TTGAAGCCGCTGTCCCGAACTGTAACTGATTCTCAGGAAATCGAAGTCTATGATACTACCCGGCTGTATGGCGAGAGCGGGCGCTTCCGTGTACTGCAGTTCTCGGGCGAGGCGATTCAGGGAGCGCTTGATCTTGATCATCCCCGCCGGGTGGTGTTCGAATATCCGCGGGCAATGATCCATCTGATGGAGGCAGGCAATCCCTATTACGAGGATGTATTTCTGATCGGGCACGGGATTGGCACGATTGCCGGATATTGTGCGGAGAAGCGCTTTAAGGTGGCTGAGGTGAATGCGCAGGTCGTGGAGCTCAGCCGCAGCCAGTTCGGATACAGCCAGGACAATGTCAGCATCGGTGACGGCCGCGGGCTGCTGGAGGGGGAGCCGGATCATAAGTATGACTACATCCTGCTCGACGCCTTCACGGCTGCCGGCACGCCGCCGCATCTGACCTCTCTGGAATTCTTCGCGCTTACCCGGGCCAAGCTGCGAAGCGGCGGCATGATGATTATGAATCTGATGGGCCGCGGCGACAGTGACCGGCGGATCAGCGCGATTCACACAACCCTCAGCGAGGTCTATCCCCACACCCGGACCTTCGCCCTCCCGGCGGAAGGCAGCACCGATGTCCGCAATATCATCATGACCGGCAGCAGCCGCCCGGTCACCTGGCAGCCCCGCCACATGGCCGGTTTCACCGAAATCACGCCGGAGCTCGGGTACGTGATCAGGGACTAG
- a CDS encoding DUF4440 domain-containing protein: MGALAILAAHICGLEEQLLSNEVRTNPAAVSLLIADDYTEFGSSGRVYKKEDQVGEGGAGEVRMTLSHFELRTLSEEAVLATYRTFNEDTGIHCLRSSIWKFRDGRWQMFFHQGTPVKGK, translated from the coding sequence ATGGGAGCTTTAGCAATATTGGCAGCGCATATCTGCGGGCTGGAAGAACAGCTGCTGAGCAATGAAGTCCGGACAAATCCGGCAGCGGTATCGCTGCTGATCGCTGATGATTACACGGAATTCGGCAGCTCCGGCAGAGTGTACAAGAAAGAGGATCAGGTGGGGGAAGGAGGGGCAGGCGAGGTACGGATGACTTTGAGTCATTTCGAGCTCCGGACTCTGTCAGAGGAGGCTGTGCTGGCTACTTACCGGACCTTCAATGAAGACACAGGCATCCATTGCCTGCGCAGCTCGATCTGGAAATTCCGGGATGGACGCTGGCAGATGTTTTTTCATCAGGGAACGCCGGTGAAAGGTAAATAA
- a CDS encoding sensor histidine kinase encodes MLAHIRRFPRTLWLFLANLPMERKLIVVFIFLISLPITYVSYLSSRSTFNSVLVNATASAGQMADSASDTVDRYLTDLKRYTALPLYNTDVQFYLEQQGTDWEKNTGMSMFLSYLNHTKEEIVAVYLVDKYGSVYYDKSSGISELFPAERLAQWQSLTKEGVAPVVQGRHTIRVNASDHREVFSILRTVSSVSSLQKIGMIIFDINISLFKGIVDPVNAVTHGSTLIVDDQGGLIYASPGGGGDSPGLLENNTDKFLQQVSGPGGHFRITLDSKDYLAVYTVSEKTGWTTLVSIPLDTILSPVEKTRNTQILTTLAIIAFALIVATFISYALTKPLKSMVRLMKQVQHGNLDVWLHPRYNDEIGMLGSHFNRMIIRVKDLLQEVTLTEKRKQKADMRALQNQINPHFIYNTLESIRMLAEGSDEPRVAQLTYLLGMQMRYGIVRSEELVTIRDELDHVRNYLDMLQIRFPDKFSLQIQVQEQLLSFPVIKLVFQPIVENAVFHGLEPKQGPGRISITGWAEGDQAVFSVEDNGVGMDEVTLRALNSSLSGGADGEKFGIGLRNVNERLRLDYGSPFGLRVESVQGSGTRVTLRIEALSSHRTEE; translated from the coding sequence GTGTTAGCCCATATCCGGAGATTTCCGCGGACCCTTTGGCTGTTCCTGGCCAACTTGCCCATGGAGCGCAAGCTGATTGTCGTGTTTATTTTTCTGATTTCCCTGCCGATCACTTATGTAAGCTATCTCTCTTCCCGCTCCACCTTTAATTCGGTTCTCGTCAATGCGACAGCAAGCGCGGGGCAAATGGCCGACAGCGCCTCGGATACGGTTGACCGTTATCTGACCGATCTTAAGCGCTATACCGCACTTCCGCTCTATAACACGGATGTCCAGTTCTATCTGGAGCAGCAGGGCACTGACTGGGAGAAGAATACCGGCATGTCGATGTTCCTGAGCTATCTGAATCATACGAAGGAAGAGATTGTGGCTGTATATCTGGTGGATAAGTACGGCTCCGTCTACTATGACAAAAGCTCCGGAATCAGCGAGCTGTTCCCGGCAGAACGGCTGGCGCAGTGGCAGAGCCTCACGAAGGAAGGCGTAGCCCCCGTCGTTCAGGGCAGGCATACGATCCGTGTGAACGCCAGTGACCACCGCGAGGTATTCAGTATTCTGCGCACCGTCAGTTCCGTCAGCTCCCTGCAGAAGATCGGGATGATTATCTTCGATATCAACATCAGCCTGTTCAAAGGCATCGTCGATCCGGTGAATGCCGTTACCCACGGAAGTACGCTGATTGTGGATGACCAGGGCGGCCTGATCTACGCCAGCCCGGGCGGGGGCGGCGACTCCCCGGGGCTGCTGGAGAATAACACGGACAAATTCCTGCAGCAGGTGAGCGGACCCGGCGGCCATTTCCGGATTACACTGGACAGCAAGGATTATCTCGCGGTATATACCGTCTCGGAGAAGACTGGCTGGACCACACTGGTCTCCATTCCGCTGGATACGATTCTGTCGCCAGTGGAGAAAACGCGGAATACGCAGATTCTCACTACCCTGGCGATTATCGCCTTCGCTCTGATTGTGGCGACCTTCATCTCCTATGCGCTGACCAAGCCGCTCAAATCAATGGTCCGCCTGATGAAGCAGGTGCAGCACGGCAATCTGGATGTCTGGCTGCATCCCCGGTATAATGACGAGATCGGGATGCTCGGCAGCCATTTCAACCGGATGATTATCCGGGTCAAGGATCTGCTGCAGGAGGTTACGCTGACCGAGAAACGCAAGCAAAAAGCCGATATGCGGGCACTGCAGAATCAGATTAACCCGCATTTCATATACAATACCCTTGAATCCATCCGCATGCTGGCGGAAGGCAGTGATGAGCCGCGGGTAGCACAGCTCACTTATCTGCTGGGGATGCAGATGCGCTACGGGATTGTCCGCAGCGAAGAGCTGGTCACGATCCGGGATGAGCTCGACCATGTGCGCAATTATCTGGATATGCTGCAGATCCGCTTCCCTGATAAATTCAGCCTGCAGATACAGGTGCAAGAACAGCTGCTCTCCTTCCCGGTCATTAAGCTGGTCTTCCAGCCGATCGTGGAGAATGCTGTTTTCCATGGCCTTGAGCCTAAGCAAGGTCCGGGCAGAATCAGCATTACCGGCTGGGCCGAAGGGGATCAGGCTGTATTCAGCGTAGAGGATAACGGTGTCGGCATGGACGAAGTTACCCTGCGCGCATTGAACAGCAGCCTCAGCGGCGGGGCAGACGGCGAGAAATTCGGCATCGGCCTGCGCAATGTGAACGAGCGGCTCCGTCTGGATTATGGCAGCCCCTTCGGGCTGCGCGTGGAGAGCGTGCAGGGCAGCGGTACCCGCGTAACCTTAAGAATCGAAGCGCTCTCCAGTCACCGCACCGAAGAATAG